The Pseudomonas baetica genome includes a region encoding these proteins:
- the copD gene encoding copper homeostasis membrane protein CopD produces the protein MSEALVLCRFLHFTVVLMLFGAWLFRPLLLKGDAPELDRHLARLARWLAAVALASGIVWALLITASMAGSAAAAFDPDTVALVLGNTFFGQVWRWHLLINAVLLALLFTPWRSNLPLRLGLSALLLATLAPVGHGAMLDGLSGQLLILNQIVHLTCVAAWLGGLLLLVMIVRQPSEPMREILRRFSGIGYALVAGLLISGLINVRVLTGQWWPTPLFTGFALILLIKAMIVLGMLGLALFNRLRIEDCAQRMGALRRSVVLEWLLGIGAVAAVSLLGTLPPMITG, from the coding sequence ATGAGTGAAGCGCTGGTGCTGTGCCGGTTCCTGCATTTCACCGTGGTGTTGATGCTGTTCGGCGCCTGGCTGTTCCGGCCATTGCTGCTCAAGGGTGACGCGCCGGAGCTGGATCGGCATCTGGCGCGGCTGGCTCGTTGGCTCGCCGCCGTTGCGCTGGCCAGTGGCATCGTTTGGGCGCTGTTAATCACCGCGAGCATGGCCGGTTCGGCGGCGGCAGCGTTTGATCCGGACACGGTTGCGCTGGTGTTGGGTAATACGTTTTTCGGTCAGGTCTGGCGCTGGCACCTGCTGATCAACGCGGTGCTGCTGGCGTTGCTGTTTACGCCGTGGCGTTCGAACCTGCCGCTACGCTTGGGCTTGAGCGCGCTGCTGTTGGCGACGCTGGCGCCGGTCGGTCATGGCGCGATGCTCGATGGTCTCAGCGGCCAACTGTTGATTCTCAACCAGATCGTCCACCTGACCTGCGTGGCGGCGTGGCTTGGCGGGTTGTTGCTGCTGGTGATGATTGTGCGCCAGCCCAGTGAACCGATGCGCGAGATTCTGCGACGCTTCAGCGGGATCGGCTATGCGCTGGTTGCCGGGCTGCTGATCAGCGGGTTGATCAACGTTCGCGTGCTGACGGGGCAATGGTGGCCGACACCGCTGTTCACGGGGTTTGCGCTGATTCTGTTGATCAAGGCGATGATCGTGCTGGGGATGCTCGGGCTGGCGCTGTTCAACCGCTTGCGGATTGAGGATTGCGCGCAGCGCATGGGCGCGCTCAGACGCAGTGTGGTGCTGGAGTGGTTGCTCGGGATTGGCGCTGTCGCTGCCGTTTCGCTGCTCGGCACACTGCCACCGATGATCACTGGATAA
- the copC gene encoding copper homeostasis periplasmic binding protein CopC, translated as MLLKNVLTTTALLASLCAASSVFAHAHLKSQTPAADSSVVAPADLRLTFSEGVEATFTKVTLTKDGAPVAVKPLTTEGKDKKTLIVTPAAPLTAGEYKVEWHAVSVDTHKSEGAYQFKVGQ; from the coding sequence ATGCTGCTCAAGAACGTTCTGACCACCACTGCCCTGCTCGCTTCGCTGTGCGCCGCATCCTCGGTATTTGCCCACGCCCACCTGAAAAGCCAGACCCCGGCTGCCGACAGCTCCGTCGTCGCTCCGGCGGATCTTCGTCTGACGTTTTCCGAAGGCGTTGAAGCGACCTTCACCAAAGTCACCCTGACCAAGGATGGCGCGCCAGTCGCGGTCAAACCGCTGACCACCGAAGGCAAAGACAAGAAAACCCTGATCGTCACCCCGGCCGCGCCACTGACTGCCGGTGAATACAAAGTCGAATGGCACGCCGTGTCGGTCGACACACATAAAAGCGAAGGCGCCTACCAGTTCAAGGTTGGCCAGTAA
- a CDS encoding TetR/AcrR family transcriptional regulator, which translates to MGNHKIEIRRSNVEKILLAAEKVFAEKGFGSTAMADIAAEVQLPRSNLHYYFSTKSELYSAVLFDLLEVWKQDALCFEMFDDPRVVLSSYIRAKMNHSRSRPYGSKVWANEIIHGAPTLGEALDVSLYDWAKMKEAKIRQWVEDKRILPVEPSSLLYMIWASTQHYADFDHQVNILNDHQPLSDMQFERAVQTVTSVILRGIGLEP; encoded by the coding sequence ATGGGCAATCACAAGATCGAGATTCGTCGCAGTAACGTCGAAAAAATTCTTCTGGCGGCGGAAAAAGTCTTCGCCGAAAAAGGCTTTGGCAGTACCGCCATGGCCGACATCGCCGCCGAAGTGCAACTGCCGCGTTCCAATCTGCACTACTACTTCTCAACCAAGAGCGAGCTGTACAGCGCGGTGCTGTTTGATCTGTTGGAAGTGTGGAAACAGGACGCGTTGTGCTTCGAGATGTTCGATGACCCGCGCGTGGTGCTCAGCAGCTACATCCGCGCCAAGATGAACCACTCGCGCAGCCGGCCTTACGGCTCGAAAGTCTGGGCCAATGAAATCATCCACGGCGCGCCGACCTTGGGCGAGGCGCTGGACGTCAGCCTGTATGACTGGGCGAAGATGAAGGAAGCGAAGATCCGCCAATGGGTCGAGGACAAGCGCATCCTGCCGGTGGAGCCGTCGAGCCTGCTGTACATGATCTGGGCCTCGACCCAGCATTACGCCGACTTCGATCATCAGGTGAATATCTTGAATGACCACCAGCCGCTGTCGGACATGCAGTTCGAACGGGCGGTGCAGACGGTGACCAGTGTGATTTTGCGTGGAATCGGCCTGGAGCCTTGA
- the preA gene encoding NAD-dependent dihydropyrimidine dehydrogenase subunit PreA produces MADLSIVFAGIKAPNPFWLASAPPTDKAYNVVRAFEAGWGGVVWKTLGEDPAAVNVSSRYSAHYGNNREVLGINNIELITDRSLEINLREITQVKKDWPDRALIVSLMVPCVEESWKHILPLVEATGADGIELNFGCPHGMPERGMGAAVGQVPEYVEQVTRWCKTYCSLPVIVKLTPNITDIRVAARAAHRGGADAVSLINTINSITSVDLEHMVALPTVGSKSTHGGYCGSAVKPIALNMVAEIARDPQTQGLPICGIGGIGSWRDAAEFMALGSGAVQVCTAAMLHGFRIVEEMKDGLSRWMDSQGYANIAEFSGRAVGNTTDWKYLDINYQVIAKIDQAACIGCGRCHIACEDTSHQAISSLKQADGTHKYEVINDECVGCNLCQITCPVADCIEMVPMDSGKPFLDWNHDPRNPYHVSP; encoded by the coding sequence ATGGCCGATCTCTCGATAGTCTTCGCCGGCATCAAAGCGCCTAATCCGTTCTGGCTGGCGTCCGCGCCGCCGACCGACAAGGCCTACAACGTGGTTCGCGCCTTCGAGGCCGGTTGGGGTGGCGTGGTCTGGAAAACCCTCGGGGAAGATCCGGCGGCGGTTAACGTCTCCTCGCGCTACTCGGCGCACTACGGCAACAATCGCGAAGTGCTGGGCATCAACAACATCGAGCTGATCACCGACCGCTCGCTGGAAATCAACCTGCGTGAAATCACCCAGGTGAAGAAGGACTGGCCAGATCGCGCGCTGATCGTGTCGCTGATGGTGCCGTGCGTCGAGGAATCGTGGAAACACATCCTGCCGCTGGTGGAAGCCACCGGTGCCGACGGCATCGAACTGAATTTCGGCTGCCCGCACGGCATGCCCGAACGCGGCATGGGTGCGGCGGTCGGTCAGGTGCCGGAGTATGTCGAACAGGTGACGCGCTGGTGCAAGACGTATTGCTCGCTGCCAGTGATCGTCAAACTGACGCCGAACATCACCGACATCCGCGTCGCCGCCCGCGCCGCCCATCGCGGTGGCGCCGATGCGGTGTCGCTGATCAACACCATCAACTCGATCACCAGCGTCGACCTGGAACACATGGTCGCCCTGCCCACCGTCGGCAGCAAAAGCACTCACGGCGGTTATTGCGGTTCGGCAGTCAAGCCGATTGCGTTGAACATGGTCGCGGAAATCGCCCGTGATCCACAGACCCAGGGCTTGCCGATCTGCGGGATCGGCGGCATCGGCAGTTGGCGCGATGCGGCGGAGTTCATGGCGCTGGGCAGCGGCGCAGTGCAGGTGTGCACGGCGGCGATGCTGCATGGTTTCCGCATTGTCGAGGAGATGAAGGACGGCTTGTCACGGTGGATGGACAGTCAGGGTTACGCCAACATCGCCGAGTTCTCGGGACGCGCGGTGGGCAACACCACGGACTGGAAGTATCTCGACATCAACTATCAGGTCATCGCCAAGATTGATCAGGCGGCGTGCATTGGCTGCGGGCGTTGCCACATTGCCTGCGAGGACACTTCACATCAGGCGATCAGCAGTCTGAAGCAGGCGGACGGGACACATAAATATGAAGTGATTAATGATGAATGTGTGGGGTGCAATTTGTGCCAGATCACCTGTCCGGTGGCGGACTGCATCGAGATGGTACCGATGGATTCGGGCAAGCCGTTTCTGGACTGGAATCATGATCCGAGGAATCCCTACCATGTCTCACCTTAA